A single window of Mangifera indica cultivar Alphonso chromosome 18, CATAS_Mindica_2.1, whole genome shotgun sequence DNA harbors:
- the LOC123202149 gene encoding tryptophan synthase beta chain 1 encodes MMAAAAASFTVSTAAAKLSSSFTGEATKCAALASSRPSQSPFSKKFTFARSKSTSIRCTIAKETVVPMETAKKLSDPATWLRPDSFGRFGKFGGKYVPETLMYALSELESAFYKLATDQEFQDELDGILRDYVGRESPLYFAERLTEHYKRPNGEGPLIYLKREDLNHTGAHKINNAVAQALLAKRLGKKRIIAETGAGQHGVATATVCARFGLQCIVYMGAQDMERQALNVFRMRLLGAEVRAVHSGTATLKDATSEAIRDWVTNVETTHYILGSVAGPHPYPMMVRDFHAVIGKETRKQAMEKWGGKPDVLVACVGGGSNAMGLFHEFINDHDVRMIGVEAAGSGIDTGKHAATLTKGEVGVLHGAMSYLLQDDDGQIIEPHSISAGLDYPGVGPEHSFLKDEGRAEYHSVTDTEALEAFKRLSQLEGIIPALETSHALAYLEKLCPTLPNGARVVINCSGRGDKDVQTAIKHLKV; translated from the exons ATGATGGCTGCTGCCGCCGCCTCCTTTACTGTCTCCACCGCAGCCGCCAAGCTGAGCTCAAGCTTCACTGGCGAAGCCACCAAGTGCGCTGCTTTAGCATCCTCTCGGCCTTCGCAATCGCCCTTCTCCAAGAAGTTCACGTTTGCCAGATCCAAATCGACTTCCATTCGTTGTACTATTGCGAAAGAAACGGTCGTTCCAATGGAGACCGCTAAGAAACTTTCTGACCCCGCCACGTGGTTGCGGCCTGATTCCTTTGGACGGTTTGGTAAATTTGGCGGGAAATATGTGCCTGAGACGCTCATGTATGCGCTTAGTGAACTCGAATCCGCCTTTTATAAGCTCGCCACTGATCAGGAATTCCAG GACGAGCTAGATGGAATTTTGAGGGACTATGTTGGAAGGGAGAGTCCACTTTATTTTGCAGAGAGGTTGACAGAGCATTACAAGCGTCCTAATGGTGAAGGGCCACTCATATACCTAAAGAGGGAAGACTTGAATCATACTGGTGCTCACAAGATTAATAATGCTGTTGCACAAGCTTTGCTTGCGAAACGGTTGGGTAAGAAACGAATTATTGCTGAGACTGGGGCTGGTCAGCATGGAGTTGCCACTGCCACTGTTTGTGCCCGTTTTGGCTTGCAGTGTATTGTATACATGGGTGCCCAGGATATGGAAAGGCAGGCTCTTAACGTTTTCAGAATGCGACTTCTTGGTGCTGAG GTCCGAGCAGTCCATTCTGGGACAGCCACTCTGAAAGATGCTACATCTGAAGCTATAAGGGATTGGGTGACTAATGTTGAGACAACCCATTATATTTTGGGATCTGTTGCCGGTCCACATCCATACCCCATGATGGTTAGAGATTTTCATGCAGTGATTggtaaagaaacaagaaaacaagCTATGGAGAAATGGGGTGGGAAGCCAGATGTTCTGGTTGCATGTGTTGGAGGAGGTTCAAATGCCATGGGTCTCTTCCATGAATTTATCAATGATCACGATGTTAGGATGATTGGTGTTGAGGCAGCAGGTTCTGGCATAGACACTGGCAAGCATGCTGCTACCTTGACCAAAGGGGAAGTTGGGGTGTTGCATGGAGCTATGAGCTATTTACTACAGGATGATGATGGGCAAATAATTGAGCCTCATTCCATTAGTGCTGG CTTGGATTACCCTGGAGTTGGACCTGAGCACAGTTTTCTGAAGGATGAAGGGCGTGCTGAGTACCATTCTGTCACTGATACTGAAGCACTGGAAG CTTTCAAGAGATTATCACAACTAGAGGGTATAATCCCAGCTCTGGAGACGTCTCATGCACTGGCTTATTTGGAAAAACTGTGCCCAACTCTCCCTAACGGAGCAAGAGTTGTGATTAACTGCAGTGGCAGAGGTGACAAGGATGTTCAAACGGCCATTAAGCATCTAAAAGTTTGA